Proteins encoded together in one Vicia villosa cultivar HV-30 ecotype Madison, WI unplaced genomic scaffold, Vvil1.0 ctg.000081F_1_1, whole genome shotgun sequence window:
- the LOC131623818 gene encoding histone-lysine N-methyltransferase, H3 lysine-9 specific SUVH4-like, translating into MESIFKSCENKTEKSFEQPIRVSSRLQNQHKLSYNLYHKRGIKFEDNFIQKRPKLNHLKKQQTLDDKIHESDPWLESIDSSSSKSTGLFVFDELDMRGILSLRQTFRLFNLHNLAKEETNNKKANAWLVRDSKKEFIQLIFIVLQIVENGIDNELVMGLTTSKYLINKLQTLAKVGIDKVHFMKGQVARAISSSPSLVCNDISDGQEAISIIATNEFDDPPTAPIGFTYIMSNKVSKHVKIPSRTHGCHCQGSCRNIKICSCTNFFNGFNFPYTNDNRLIEPRDIVVECGPQCGCGPNCGNKISQKGLNYRLEVYRTVKKGWAVRTWDFIPSGAPVIEYIGVLSRDDKLDNSIINDYIFDIDCLHTINGLDGRNKRMGDVILPKSKSYQNKVSEIEKDPEFCIDAGSFGNVSRFINHSCEPNLFVQCVLNNHLDVRLARLMLFAAHDIPPYQELTYDYGYRLDSVVDSNGKIKQLQCHCGAKKCRKRLY; encoded by the exons ATGGAGTCAATATTCAAGAGTTGTGAAAATAAGACCGAGAAAAGTTTTGAGCAACCAATTAGGGTTAGTTCAAGActtcaaaatcaacataaacTTTCTTATAACCTCTACCACAAAAGAGGTATCAAATTTGAAgacaattttattcaaaaaagacCAAAGCTCAACCATTTGAAGAAACAACAAACATTGGATGATAAAATTCATGAAAGTGACCCTTGGTTAGAATCTATAGATTCAAGTTCTTCAAAAAGTACaggtttatttgtgtttgacgaACTTGACATGAGGGGCATTTTGTCTCTGAGACAAACATTTAGACTTTTCAATCTTCATAATCTTGCTAAG GAAGAGACTAATAACAAAAAGGCCAATGCCTGGCTTGTAAGGGATAGCAAG AAAgaatttattcaattaatttttattgtatTGCAGATTGTTGAAAATGGCATTGATAATGAACTTGTTATGGGACTCACAACATCAAAATATCTGATCAATAAGCTTCAGACACTTGCTAAAGTGGGAATAGATAAG GTCCATTTTATGAAAGGTCAAGTCGCTAGAGCTATTTCTTCTTCGCCAAG tttggTATGCAACGACATTAGTGATGGACAAGAAGCTATTAGCATAATTGCAACCAATGAATTTGATGATCCTCCCACTGCTCCTATTG gttTTACCTATATTATGTCAAATAAAGTTTCAAAACATGTCAAGATTCCATCAAGGACTCATGGATGTCATTGCCAAGGAAGTTGTAGAAATATTAAAATATGTTCATGCACTAATTTTTTTAATGGCTTTAACTTTCCTTACACAAACGATAATAG ATTAATAGAGCCTCGAGACATCGTAGTGGAATGTGGGCCGCAGTGTGGATGCGGGCCTAACTGTGGAAATAAAATTTCCCAAAAGGGTTTGAATTATAGACTTGAG GTTTATCGTACAGTCAAAAAAGGATGGGCTGTTAGAACATGGGACTTTATACCTTCTGGTGCACCAGTAATAGAATATATTGGTGTACTAAGTAGAGACGATAAATTAGATAATTCAATTATCAATGACTACATATTTGATATTGATTGCTTGCACACAATCAATGGATTGGATGGAAGAAAT AAAAGGATGGGCGATGTAATACTGCCTAAAAGCAAATCATATCAAAATAAAGTCAGCGAAATAGAAAAAGATCCCGAATTTTGTATTGATGCAGGTTCTTTCGGAAATGTTTCAAGGTTTATCAACCACAGTTGTGAGCCAAACCTTTTTGTACAATGTGTTCTCAACAATCACCTTGATGTTAGACTAGCTCGTCTGATGTTGTTTGCAGCACATGACATACCTCCCTACCag gAACTGACTTATGATTATGGATATAGACTTGATAGTGTGGTTGATTCAAATGGAAAAATCAAACAGCTTCAATGTCATTGTGGTGCAAAGAAATGTCGTAAGCGTTTGTACTAG